The Labilibaculum sp. sequence AAGTATCCAAAAACAAAAACACTCTGGTGATCTCACCTGAAACAAAATATCCTTTATTGGGAACGGATTCAATCACATTCCTTTTCTTTAATTCTAAATACGCTTTAAATACCGTATCCCGGGATAAAGAACACTCCCTGCACATCTCATTTACTGAAGGTAACACATCTCCAGGTACGAATATTTTTTGACTGATCGCATCCTGAAAGGCTTGAATTAATTGTTGGAATTTCGGTATTGGAGAGTTACTATCCGGAGTAAATTGGAATGCCTTCATAAGCGTTATTTATTACAAGTGTCCTGTTCTGTTATGGCTCAAATGTATAAATAAATTTTTAATCGGTAAAAACTGAGCTTTTTATTTAGTAAATTGATATTTCTAATTCGATCAAATTTATTTGTCAATGAAAATACTACTTACAGGAGCCAACGGTTACATAGGAAAACGATTACTACCCGTTCTACTGGAACAAGGGCATACTGTAGTTTGTTGTGTACGTAACAAAGAACGCTTCTCACCACAAGAAATTGATCATCCCAATTTGGAAGTCTTCGAAGCCGATTTATTGGATCTACAATCTTTAAGCAAACTACCAGTGGATATTGAGGTAAGTTATTATTTAATTCACTCTATGCTTCACAGTACAGATGGGTTTGAAGAATTGGAGCAAATATGTGCCCGAAACTTTGTACAATACCTCGACAAAACACAAAACCGGCAAATTATCTATTTGAGTGGAATTGCCAATGTAGAAGTGCTTTCGAAACACCTGGAATCAAGGAAACAAGTAGAAGAGATCCTGAAAAAAAGCAGAAGTTACCATACCATTTTGCGTGCTGGAATTATTGTAGGCTCTGGAAGTGCGTCATTCGAGATTATTCGGGATTTGGTTGAAAAACTTGCCATTATGATAGCACCCAGATGGTTACTCACAAAATGTCAACCCATTGCAATCCGAAACGTTATTGATTTCTTAACCAAAGTTGTCTGTCACGAAGATTGCCTTAACCAAACTTTTGACATTGGCGGACCCGAGGTGTTGAGCTATAAAGAAATGCTGCAGCAATATGCCGAAGTTAGAAAGCTGCCAAGAATCATTACCACCCTTCCGGTAATGACTCCGCGCCTATCTTCTTATTGGCTGTATTTTATCACTTCAACTTCTTATAATCTGGCCTTAAACCTAGTCGACAGCATGAAAATTGAAGTGATTTGCCGTCCGAATAATTTGGCCTCAATACTGAAAATTAATTTAATGCCTTACAAAGAGGCCATAGAGCGGGCAACCGGAAAAATAAAACAGCAAATGGTCATCTCTTCATGGACAGATGCTTTGAGCAGCGGTATTCTGCCCAATGAAAAAATGAAGTATGTTGAACCTCCTGATTTTGGATGTTATACCGATAATAAACGTTATAAATTTACCAATAATCCGGAACAGGTAATTGAGAATGTTTGGGCTTTAGGCGGCGACAGAGGTTGGTATTACGGAAATTGGCTTTGGCATTTACGTGGCGTGCTCGACAAACTTTTTGGTGGTGTTGGTTTGAACAGAGGGCGCAGACATCCGACTGAAATAGAAATGGGAGATTCTCTTGACTTTTGGCGGGTACTTCTTGCCGATAAAGAAGGCGGAAGACTATTGTTGTATGCCGAAATGGTTTTACCGGGTGAAGCCTGGCTCGAATTCACAATTCACAGTAAAAACAATGAAAATTTCATCTCTCAAAAAGCTACATTTCGCCCCAAAGGAATTATGGGACGATTGTATTGGATTTTAAGTTATCCATTTCATCTTTTTATTTTTAGGGGAATGGTAAAGGGGATTATTAATTACCAAAAGAAATAACTCATAAAGAATATCACATGAAAAAAAATAACTGGGATTGGGATTATCTTTTTCAAATCTCACGCCCATGAAAACAGTCTCCTCTTTGTTTTTAATCATTTAAGTAAACAACAATCTTTCAGTTTAACACACACATGAATAATCCAATTGTAGAATTTCACAATCCATTTAGCATTGCATCGGAAAAATTGAAGTATTCCATCGTTTGTTCTCAATATCAAAATAATTGGGTGTTTGTTCGTCATCGCTTGCGGGAAACCTGGGAATTGCCTGCCGGACATATCGAAAAAGATGAATCGGCCTTAATGGCTGCCCGCAGAGAATTGTATGAGGAAACAGGTGCAACTCATTTTAGCTTACGTACAGTTTGCGATTATTCCTGCGAATGGCAGGGAGAAATCAAATATGGTAGAATCTTCTTTGCTATTATACAACAATTAGGTAAATTACCCGAAATGGAAATTGCTGAAATCAAACTTTTCAGAAATTTACCCAAAGAACTGACCTATCCTGATATTCAAAACTTAGTTTTTGAGAAAGTAAAAGAGTTTTCGAATAAGATCTAGATACTTTCATTAAACAATTATTTGATTTACAGAAACTACAATAGTAAAAGCCATGTCTCAAATTCATTTTCACGAAGATTTTTACATTCCTGTTCTTAAGGGAAGTAAAACACAAACAGCACGGTTCGATGAACCCTGTCCGGAATTAGGAGCTGGAACAGCGATTTTTGATCATGGTAAATCAATTCCCATTGAAATAACCGCTGTTTCGTACAAGAATTTTGAAGAAATGAGTTTGGAAGAGGTTCACAAAGATGGGTTCAAATCGAAAGATGAACTTTGGTATGCTTTACTTACCTTTTACCCTGATCTAAAAAAAACAGACTTGCTTCTACTGATTGAATTTCAATCTGTACAAGAATAACCCAATCCTACTTTTCAAAAAGAATGCAAACCGGACTGGGCGCTTTTATTTCATCGATGAAAGTTAGCATGCCGGTTACAGAATCTCTTTTAAAACTCACAATATTGTTGGTGTTTTTGTTGGCAACCAGCAAAAATTTATCGTCGGGCGATAAACTGAAATTACGGGGATGATCGCCTCGTGTTGATTCATGTCCAACCAATTTCAAAGCTCCGTTTTCCTGTACTTCGAAAATAACAATGCTGTTGTGCCCCCGGTTCGATCCGTATAAAAATTTACCGTCCTTTGAAATATGTATATCGGCAGTATTGCTTACTCCCTCAAAGTTGGCCGGCAAAGTACTGACATTCGAAATCATACTAATTTCTTGACTATCTGAAATTGAAAAACCAGTAATTGTATTGTCAAGCTCATTAATCACATAAAATATTTTTCCGTTGGGGTGAAAAGCCAAATGCCTTGGTCCTGCCCCGTCAACCAAAGAAACTTTTGCCTGATTTGCCGGCACAAATTGATTGCTGGCAGAATCGATGCTCGAAATCCACAATTCGTTGGTTCCCAAATCGACCGCAATGATATGATTGGAATTGGGTTGAAACCAAACACTATGCGCATGTGGCTGATCCTGACGATTTGCAAGCGTTCCGGAACCTGTGTGTTGCTGCACACTCAATAGATCAGACAATTCTCCGTTCTCATCAACTTTTAAGTATCCAATATTACCTCCTGTGTAGTTCGCCGCTAATACAATTCCTGCATCATTTGCCGTAACAAAACAGGGATGCGCTCCCCCACTTGATTTTCTACCAATCAACTTCAACGAGTCTTTAACCTGATAGGATTCAACGGTTCCCATATTATTATCCAGACTGATCTCGTTAATTGCCAAAAGAGTTCTTTGATTGTTGGCAAAAGTCAAAAAAGAAGGATTGGCTGTTTCAGCAACCAAACCAATCATTTTTAAATGACCATCTGCTTCCATTTTCAACTTGTAAATTCCTTTGGAATCACCATCGGTGTAGGTTCCCAGAAAGAAGGAGTATGTATTTTGATTCACAGAAGATTTGGATTTAGAGTTTTGACAAGCTGCAATCATCAAAATTGAAGCAATTAGTATAATATTTCGTTTGATCATGAATGTGATTTTTGAGAGGCTTAAAGATAAGGAAATATCGTAATTAGAGAGAAAAATGGAAGAAAGAAACATTTGGTTTTTTTGTTGAAGCCATTTCAGAGGTTCGAAATATTTTAAATCACTACAATCTTCTTCTTCACCATTCTATCCAAAAAATGAATGACTAAAAAATAGATTCCAGCCGTTAAACTACTCAAATCCATATCTGTTCGGTTGCCCGACTCTTGGTACCGAGAAAGCTTCCGCCCCTCTGAATCGTAGATATCCACTTGAAACTCTGTTACCGTATCGTCTTCAATCACAATCGTGAATTCTCCCTTATTGGGATTGGGAAAAACTTTCACTGCGCCCAAATCTTCTTCTCCCGGCTCTTCGGGTGTTGGGTCGGGATCAGGATCGGTACCCGGATTGGGATCTGCGGCAAGAGTATCACGTACCAAGATTGTATGATTTCCACCTGGCAAATCAACTGTAAGCTGAAGAATTCCATCCGAATTTGAATCTCCTGACCGCTCTAAAACATCATCTACAAAAACCCCAAAAGATGTTTTACTTTTCAAATCGAGAGCAAATATTTTAATGGCCCGATTACCAGCAATGTCTTGAACAGAATAAGACACTGATGCCGTATCTCCCTGCGCCTGGAACAAATACAAATGATTCTCCCAGTCAACGCCAATGGTACTTTCGTTAGAATAAAGTTTTCCACCTGCAACTGCCTGATTTAAATTGTCACCAATCTTAATCGTATGCAAAAAAACGGTATTTTCCTTCACGACAATTGGTTCCACTTCAATTCGCCAGAATCCAGGGTGTTCGTCACCCAAATCCACACTTCGGTTTGGCGGATAATTGGTTCCATCCACCCAATATTCATAACCGCTGCCACCTATTAAAGTTGTTGCACTAACTGCCGGCAATAAGGTTCGAACCGCAACACTCCCCTTGCCATTAGTCGTTTTGTAATCCTTCCCGTTATAAGTAATAATATGATTCGAAACCTGTGTATTCGTAACGTCTCCGCTGATATCCGGTCTGTTTACAAAGTGATTGATGTACTTGGCTTTTCGTACTTTCGAACTGGTATTCAGCAAGTGAACATGATCCAAAATAATCACGTGATCGGGTTTGTGATAGAGCAATCGACGCTCAAATCGATCCAGTTTATTCGTCTGGTAAGAATCTGCTGCATCAGCCACCTGATAAGAAAAATCGACACCTGAAACATAACGAATCCATTTTCCTCTTCTGTGCTGAGAAGAAAAAACATCATCTAAATTTTCCAATCTATCCGATTCTATTTGTCCTCCGTCATTGGAAACATTTCGCCCAAAGTTTTGATAATTTTCTGTTCCATCGTAAACACAAATGGAATTGTGCGCTATGGTTCGCGTGTAGTAATTATTATAATGAGAAGTGCCAAACGAATCGTAAAACCCGGCATCTAAAATCAAAGGTTTATCTTTTACAATTGTAAATGTGTTATTATCACGGTGTTCATGATCGGCACGTTTAGCAGGAGCATTGTAAAACCATAGCATTGCCGCATCCTCGTTCCAGGAAGTACGACTCACCGATAAACCGGATTTATCGGCCCAATAATTAAGTGGCAGCTGAGGATGCGGAACGTAAGAAGCCGTAAAATCCTTATACATCAGTTTAATAAAAACCAAGATTGTATTGTTTAGATATTGTGATTGATTGAAAACCTGAACCAGATACTGACTTCGGGCTTCCTGATATTCTGCTGCATGACGATACATCGCACGATTTGCCTGATCCAATTTTACAATGGCATCACCCAAGTGAATGCAATAATTGTTCGGACGAAAAAAATACCAATACTGATTGACCGACTCACGAATCCAAGGCTGAGTTTGATAATAGTCCCGATCTGTTCCGTACTTCATATCGTCGAAGAACTGGTATTGATTGGGTAAATTTATCATTCCGTAGGCTGCACCCCAATTCCATCCGCCATCATCATCACGAAAGTGAGCAAAAGCAGGAAGAATGCCATTTTCCCACTTTCCAAGCAAAGTTTGATACCATGAATTAACCTGAGACAATTGCGTAGAAGAAAGGCCATCGGCTCCATGCAGTGCAATGGCTGCACGCATTGTCATGATACAATTGTTTATGTTGTGACTGCTTACATAACTATTTCCTGAACCTGTTAAAATATAGTTGTTCATGAAATACTCTATAACCCGATAGAAGGAAACGGATAAATTCTGACGCTGCGTTACAAGAATATAATCGTAAGTCCAATCGAGAAGAATAGCACCAAACTCACAATTTTCACGCAGTAAATTCTCTTGAGTATCTCCTGAATAATTGTCGAAATTAATTCCATCGATGTAAGTAATGTATTTCTCAATCATAAATTCACATCTTGACTGAGCCAAATTGTCCGTCCCTAACTGCAATAAAAAGGCAGTCATTTTAGATAACATGAAGGAATCACCATCCGTCCAGTCGTAAGTCCACTGATCTGAATTTGAGCCTGCCAAATAATGATTAGGATCTGTAA is a genomic window containing:
- a CDS encoding SDR family oxidoreductase, which translates into the protein MKILLTGANGYIGKRLLPVLLEQGHTVVCCVRNKERFSPQEIDHPNLEVFEADLLDLQSLSKLPVDIEVSYYLIHSMLHSTDGFEELEQICARNFVQYLDKTQNRQIIYLSGIANVEVLSKHLESRKQVEEILKKSRSYHTILRAGIIVGSGSASFEIIRDLVEKLAIMIAPRWLLTKCQPIAIRNVIDFLTKVVCHEDCLNQTFDIGGPEVLSYKEMLQQYAEVRKLPRIITTLPVMTPRLSSYWLYFITSTSYNLALNLVDSMKIEVICRPNNLASILKINLMPYKEAIERATGKIKQQMVISSWTDALSSGILPNEKMKYVEPPDFGCYTDNKRYKFTNNPEQVIENVWALGGDRGWYYGNWLWHLRGVLDKLFGGVGLNRGRRHPTEIEMGDSLDFWRVLLADKEGGRLLLYAEMVLPGEAWLEFTIHSKNNENFISQKATFRPKGIMGRLYWILSYPFHLFIFRGMVKGIINYQKK
- a CDS encoding NUDIX domain-containing protein is translated as MNNPIVEFHNPFSIASEKLKYSIVCSQYQNNWVFVRHRLRETWELPAGHIEKDESALMAARRELYEETGATHFSLRTVCDYSCEWQGEIKYGRIFFAIIQQLGKLPEMEIAEIKLFRNLPKELTYPDIQNLVFEKVKEFSNKI
- a CDS encoding ASCH domain-containing protein; translated protein: MSQIHFHEDFYIPVLKGSKTQTARFDEPCPELGAGTAIFDHGKSIPIEITAVSYKNFEEMSLEEVHKDGFKSKDELWYALLTFYPDLKKTDLLLLIEFQSVQE
- a CDS encoding lactonase family protein — protein: MIKRNIILIASILMIAACQNSKSKSSVNQNTYSFFLGTYTDGDSKGIYKLKMEADGHLKMIGLVAETANPSFLTFANNQRTLLAINEISLDNNMGTVESYQVKDSLKLIGRKSSGGAHPCFVTANDAGIVLAANYTGGNIGYLKVDENGELSDLLSVQQHTGSGTLANRQDQPHAHSVWFQPNSNHIIAVDLGTNELWISSIDSASNQFVPANQAKVSLVDGAGPRHLAFHPNGKIFYVINELDNTITGFSISDSQEISMISNVSTLPANFEGVSNTADIHISKDGKFLYGSNRGHNSIVIFEVQENGALKLVGHESTRGDHPRNFSLSPDDKFLLVANKNTNNIVSFKRDSVTGMLTFIDEIKAPSPVCILFEK
- a CDS encoding T9SS type A sorting domain-containing protein, with the translated sequence MRGFRTIILFLFLIQSYYQAYSQVNANRPRVELGKERFDWLKSNISGGDCGSTYNTFINSYNNNWITDPNHYLAGSNSDQWTYDWTDGDSFMLSKMTAFLLQLGTDNLAQSRCEFMIEKYITYIDGINFDNYSGDTQENLLRENCEFGAILLDWTYDYILVTQRQNLSVSFYRVIEYFMNNYILTGSGNSYVSSHNINNCIMTMRAAIALHGADGLSSTQLSQVNSWYQTLLGKWENGILPAFAHFRDDDGGWNWGAAYGMINLPNQYQFFDDMKYGTDRDYYQTQPWIRESVNQYWYFFRPNNYCIHLGDAIVKLDQANRAMYRHAAEYQEARSQYLVQVFNQSQYLNNTILVFIKLMYKDFTASYVPHPQLPLNYWADKSGLSVSRTSWNEDAAMLWFYNAPAKRADHEHRDNNTFTIVKDKPLILDAGFYDSFGTSHYNNYYTRTIAHNSICVYDGTENYQNFGRNVSNDGGQIESDRLENLDDVFSSQHRRGKWIRYVSGVDFSYQVADAADSYQTNKLDRFERRLLYHKPDHVIILDHVHLLNTSSKVRKAKYINHFVNRPDISGDVTNTQVSNHIITYNGKDYKTTNGKGSVAVRTLLPAVSATTLIGGSGYEYWVDGTNYPPNRSVDLGDEHPGFWRIEVEPIVVKENTVFLHTIKIGDNLNQAVAGGKLYSNESTIGVDWENHLYLFQAQGDTASVSYSVQDIAGNRAIKIFALDLKSKTSFGVFVDDVLERSGDSNSDGILQLTVDLPGGNHTILVRDTLAADPNPGTDPDPDPTPEEPGEEDLGAVKVFPNPNKGEFTIVIEDDTVTEFQVDIYDSEGRKLSRYQESGNRTDMDLSSLTAGIYFLVIHFLDRMVKKKIVVI